In Candidatus Palauibacter soopunensis, a single genomic region encodes these proteins:
- a CDS encoding lysylphosphatidylglycerol synthase transmembrane domain-containing protein produces MASPQPSSPIPARSKLIVGTLAFGGLTALGLVALIRWRPPSELDSILARITPGFAVALLALLALDFTLGGLRYRLLLDGRVFSRVPLWHCMRANWANMLLGAITPAQTGGGAAQLYVLCRRGARLSEAILCSLLTFVATLLFFALGGLAALGFLPGEALSRGVLVALAVAVAVIAMLAGLLISAVTARRRTVRLLRRFLNAVSRRGTRVRRWAAAGRRLLSREIDRLASGVRAVASRGKVTLVWVCAATAVLYLNKYFMGYVLAASLQGPVDLSFIGLQLLQHIVLYFSPTPGASGVAEASTGLLMNRVLLAEVTVLWVVGWRLLTTFFGTILGAFVLFAEARRHVDDVRAEERGAA; encoded by the coding sequence GTGGCGAGTCCCCAACCGAGTTCCCCCATCCCCGCGCGAAGCAAGCTGATCGTCGGCACGCTCGCGTTCGGCGGACTCACCGCGCTGGGGCTCGTGGCGCTCATCCGGTGGCGCCCTCCTTCCGAACTCGACAGCATCCTCGCCCGCATCACGCCGGGGTTCGCCGTCGCGCTGCTGGCGCTGCTCGCACTGGATTTTACGCTGGGCGGCCTCCGATACCGGCTGCTCCTCGACGGCCGCGTCTTCTCGCGCGTCCCGCTCTGGCACTGCATGCGGGCGAACTGGGCGAACATGCTGCTGGGCGCGATCACGCCGGCGCAGACCGGCGGCGGTGCCGCGCAACTCTACGTGCTGTGCCGGCGCGGGGCGCGGCTGTCCGAAGCGATTCTCTGCTCATTGCTGACGTTCGTGGCCACGCTGCTTTTCTTCGCGTTGGGCGGCCTCGCCGCCCTGGGGTTTCTGCCGGGCGAGGCGTTGTCCCGGGGCGTGCTGGTCGCGCTCGCAGTCGCGGTGGCGGTCATTGCGATGCTGGCCGGGCTGCTGATTTCGGCCGTCACGGCCCGGCGGCGAACCGTTCGGCTGCTCCGACGCTTCCTCAACGCGGTTTCAAGGCGGGGGACGCGGGTCCGGCGCTGGGCGGCGGCGGGCAGGCGCCTGCTGAGCCGTGAGATCGACCGGCTGGCCTCCGGGGTCCGGGCGGTGGCCTCGCGCGGCAAGGTGACGCTCGTCTGGGTGTGCGCCGCGACCGCCGTCCTCTACCTCAACAAGTACTTCATGGGTTACGTCCTCGCGGCGTCGCTCCAGGGGCCGGTCGACCTCTCCTTCATCGGACTCCAGCTCCTGCAGCACATCGTCCTCTATTTCTCGCCGACGCCGGGCGCCTCCGGCGTCGCGGAGGCCTCGACGGGCCTGCTGATGAATCGGGTGCTGCTCGCCGAGGTGACGGTGCTGTGGGTCGTGGGCTGGCGGCTGCTCACAACGTTTTTCGGGACGATCCTGGGAGCGTTCGTGCTGTTCGCCGAGGCGCGGCGACACGTCGATGACGTCCGGGCCGAGGAGAGGGGGGCGGCGTAA
- a CDS encoding creatininase family protein yields the protein MTHARSTLTALIALVAIPLAVPAGAMGQNRDMTPEERARLMAEYEARIDAELVSERPIEMFDSIWIEELTWMEVRDMMADGYNIAIVSTGGIEQNGPYVATGKHNYVLQGTCEAIARELGSALCAPVMKLVPEGNIDEPSGHMRYPGTISLRQETFEAVLDDVASSLRAHGFEHIVFIGDSGGNVQGMANVAARLNERWDDAHAHHIPEYYRYGGGDFLESELGIVETENDGIHDSFGITSLMMTVDPTVVRYDQRVEAGLAKINGVPIAPKEKTIEIGLKLRAYRTALTVEKIRESIANTGT from the coding sequence ATGACGCACGCCCGTTCGACGTTGACCGCCCTGATCGCCCTGGTGGCGATCCCCCTCGCAGTCCCGGCCGGAGCCATGGGCCAGAACCGGGACATGACGCCGGAGGAGCGCGCCCGTCTCATGGCGGAATACGAGGCGCGGATCGACGCCGAACTCGTCTCGGAGCGCCCGATCGAGATGTTCGACTCGATCTGGATCGAGGAACTCACGTGGATGGAAGTCCGCGACATGATGGCGGACGGGTACAACATCGCGATCGTCTCCACGGGCGGCATCGAGCAGAACGGGCCCTACGTCGCCACGGGCAAGCACAACTACGTGCTGCAGGGGACGTGCGAGGCCATCGCCCGGGAGCTGGGCAGCGCGCTGTGCGCGCCGGTCATGAAGCTCGTTCCCGAGGGAAATATCGACGAACCCTCCGGCCACATGCGCTACCCCGGCACGATCTCGCTCCGCCAGGAGACCTTCGAGGCGGTGCTGGATGACGTCGCTTCGAGCCTCCGGGCGCACGGCTTCGAACACATCGTCTTCATCGGCGACAGCGGCGGGAACGTGCAGGGGATGGCGAACGTCGCGGCACGCCTCAACGAGCGCTGGGACGACGCCCACGCCCATCACATCCCCGAGTACTACCGCTACGGAGGCGGGGACTTCCTCGAGTCCGAGCTGGGGATCGTGGAGACGGAGAACGACGGCATCCACGACAGCTTCGGCATCACGAGCCTGATGATGACCGTCGACCCCACCGTCGTCCGCTACGACCAGCGCGTGGAGGCCGGGCTCGCGAAGATCAACGGCGTCCCGATCGCCCCGAAGGAGAAGACGATCGAGATCGGCCTCAAGCTCCGGGCCTACCGGACCGCGCTCACCGTCGAGAAGATCCGCGAGTCCATCGCCAACACCGGCACGTAG
- a CDS encoding phosphatidylserine/phosphatidylglycerophosphate/cardiolipin synthase family protein: protein MKLCVGGAEFWKRLERDIRGARDYVYIQTLSFEGDAAGLGLAEAVLACEAPRKRIVADAVTKYLINDRFIGLPRARRDPALQREVAATGEMCDRLERGGVPVRFTWPVGRRFHRLIARNHKKLVAIDDRIAYLGGINFSEHNFAWHDFMIRIESPGIAAFLREDFEHTWRGHDRAAAAQIDGDEIVVGEGRGNAGLRDAVSRALDRATHRIVVQCPYISEPFWSALGRAHRRGVHVTVMMPEDHNRAVMKWGTLDASRREGFEVLMLPGPMTHAKVMRIDDSVVLGSANFDYVSFRMQPEIVLITSAPDLVRDIGERILEPDLARCREPAEERRQRWREHLGGISMRVLESLSSTIRERRPSPIPLATWRDGRAKPGRRQD, encoded by the coding sequence ATGAAACTCTGCGTCGGCGGGGCCGAGTTCTGGAAACGCCTCGAACGCGACATCCGCGGCGCGCGCGACTACGTCTACATACAGACGCTCTCCTTCGAGGGGGACGCGGCCGGGCTGGGCCTGGCGGAAGCCGTGCTGGCCTGTGAAGCGCCGCGCAAGCGCATCGTCGCCGACGCCGTGACGAAGTACCTGATCAACGACCGGTTCATCGGCCTGCCGCGGGCGCGGCGCGACCCGGCCCTGCAGCGCGAGGTCGCGGCCACCGGCGAGATGTGCGACCGGCTGGAGCGCGGCGGCGTGCCCGTGAGGTTCACGTGGCCCGTGGGACGGCGATTCCACCGACTCATCGCCCGCAACCACAAGAAGCTGGTCGCGATCGACGACCGGATCGCCTACCTGGGCGGCATCAACTTCAGCGAGCACAACTTCGCCTGGCACGACTTCATGATCCGGATCGAGAGCCCGGGGATCGCGGCGTTCCTGCGCGAGGACTTCGAGCACACGTGGCGGGGACACGACCGGGCCGCCGCCGCGCAGATCGACGGCGACGAGATCGTGGTCGGCGAGGGCCGGGGCAACGCCGGGTTGCGCGACGCCGTCTCCCGCGCGCTCGATCGGGCGACCCACCGGATCGTCGTCCAGTGCCCATACATCAGCGAGCCCTTCTGGAGCGCCCTCGGCCGGGCGCACCGCCGCGGCGTGCACGTCACGGTGATGATGCCGGAGGATCACAACCGGGCCGTCATGAAATGGGGTACGCTCGACGCGTCGCGGCGCGAAGGCTTCGAGGTGCTCATGCTGCCCGGTCCCATGACGCACGCGAAGGTGATGCGGATCGACGACTCGGTGGTCCTCGGTTCGGCGAACTTCGACTACGTGAGCTTTCGCATGCAGCCGGAGATCGTCCTCATCACGAGCGCGCCCGATCTCGTCCGCGACATCGGAGAGCGCATACTGGAGCCCGATCTCGCGCGCTGCCGGGAGCCGGCGGAGGAGCGCCGCCAGCGGTGGCGCGAGCACCTGGGCGGCATCTCGATGCGCGTGCTGGAGTCGCTCTCCTCCACGATACGCGAGCGCCGGCCGAGCCCGATCCCGCTCGCGACGTGGCGCGACGGACGCGCAAAGCCGGGCCGACGACAGGATTGA